A stretch of the Vanacampus margaritifer isolate UIUO_Vmar chromosome 6, RoL_Vmar_1.0, whole genome shotgun sequence genome encodes the following:
- the agk gene encoding acylglycerol kinase, mitochondrial → MARVVKGFRTLRNHWKKSTLAVCVLSYGSHWLYGKYCDKVVRREACLEAREFGRQLIAPNERLRKATVILNPAAYNGKANSLFEKNAAPILHLAGIEITVVKTDYEGQAKKMLDVMEHTDMLIVAGGDGTLQEVITGLLRRSDQDSFSHIPIGFIPLGSENVLSSSLYILSDNKVKDITSATLSILKGETVPLDVLQIQSETEKPVFALMGLRWGAFRDVSATVSKYWYLGPLKTNAAHWFRTLQEWPLLHDVTVNYLTPTLRPPDSPPHKPPRPNLLYRIIRRLKNYLNPPPQEPPKAEEPEQWEEQKLSSVELFIQTHNRNPVERRIHDSMIICAEADNFTVGEFITVGKQKHHDPTVLTANSTKLEASACRLQLPEDTGGFFNIDNEEYEAMPVEIRLLPRKLHFFISAERRQQLLSHTQ, encoded by the exons ATGGCGCGGGTTGTGAAAGGTTTTCGAACATTGCGTAATCATTGGAAAAAGTCAACATTAGCTGTGTGCGTCCTATCTTACGGAAGCCACTGGCTTTATGGAAAATACTG TGATAAAGTTGTGCGAAGAGAGGCTTGCCTTGAAGCTAGG gAATTTGGGCGTCAATTGATAGCGCCAAATGAGCGTTTGAGGAAGGCTACTGTGATCCTGAACCCTGCAGCTTATAATGG GAAGGCCAACAGTTTGTTTGAAAAGAATGCTGCTCCAATTTTACACCTAGCTGGCATTGAGATTACAGTAGTGAAG ACGGATTATGAAGGTCAAGCCAAAAAAATGCTGGATGTCATGGAACACACAGACATGCTGATCGTGGCCGGAGGGGATGGCACCTTGCAAGAAGTCATCACAGGTTTACTGCGACGGTCAGATCAA GATTCATTTAGTCACATACCAATTGGATTCATTCCACTTGGCTCTGAAAATGTTTTGAGTTCCAGTCTTTATATCCTCAGTGACAACAAGGTCAA ggACATTACGTCAGCGACTCTGTCCATCCTGAAGGGAgagacggtgcctctggatgtGCTTCAAATCCAA tcGGAGACAGAGAAGCCCGTTTTTGCTCTGATGGGACTGCGTTGGGGTGCTTTTAGAGATGTTTCCGCTACTGTTAGCAA GTATTGGTACCTTGGACCACTGAAGACAAATGCTGCTCATTGGTTTCGCACTCTTCAG GAGTGGCCCTTACTACATGACGTCACAGTGAACTACTTGACTCCAACCCTTCGGCCGCCTGACTCGCCTCCTCACAAGCCTCCCAGACCCAACCTGCTATATCGCATTATCCGCAGGTTGAAAAACTACTTGAATCCACCCCCACAAG AGCCTCCAAAAGCAGAAGAACCAGAGCAATGGGAGGAACAGAAGCTATCGTCAGTCGAGCTGTTTATTCAAACACACAACAGGAACCCCGTTGAGCGC CGCATACATGACTCCATGATCATTTGTGCGGAGGCTGACAACTTCACTGTGGGCGAATTCATCACTGTTGG aaaacaaaaacatcacgaCCCAACTGTTCTCACTGCAAACTCCACCAAACTTGAAGCCAGTGCTTGCCGGCTGCAGCTGCCAGAG GACACCGGCGGCTTTTTTAACATCGACAACGAGGAGTACGAGGCCATGCCTGTGGAGATAAGACTGTTGCCAAGGAAACTACATTTTTTCATTAGTGCCGAGCGCAGACAGCAGCTTCTGTCACATACGCAGTGA
- the bida gene encoding BH3 interacting domain death agonist isoform X1, with the protein MDDLTKLGSEQNATLVLLSFLQADCSNAQYNTAVNSLGKELKKTWRSSCEEEFGVIECDSYLPTTIGSFDDIEPPVEHYWPGGEGEVRALQEVAAKLREIATQLEQSVVDQAARNLRRNVMSSPSEQWLDLLKNEVQRAMVQGVGLQHLAQERVMVALSLTLVKQVCEHTPQLLRDLFDTALQYIRRPRAR; encoded by the exons ATGGATGATCTGACCAAGTTGGGCAGCGAGCAAAACGCCACTTTGGTGTTGTTGAGCTTTCTCCAGGCGGATTGCAGTAACGCGCAGTACAACACGGCTGTTAATTCTTTGGGCAAAGAGCTCAAAAAAACTTGGAGGAGCAGTTGCGAAGAAGAATTTGGAGTTATCGAATGCGACAGCTATCTGCCCACGACCATCGGTTCTTTTGACGACATAGAGCCGCCAGTGGAGCATTACTGGCCTG GTGGGGAAGGGGAAGTAAGAGCCCTGCAGGAGGTCGCAGCCAAGCTGAGAGAAATTGCCACCCAACTTGAGCAGAGTGTTGTGGACCAGGCTGCCCGAAACCTGCGCAGAAATGTCATGTCCTCACCGAGTGAA CAGTGGCTGGACCTCCTGAAAAACGAGGTGCAGAGGGCCATGGTGCAAGGGGTGGGCCTGCAGCATCTGGCCCAGGAGAGGGTCATGGTGGCCCTCAGCCTCACCCTGGTGAAGCAGGTGTGTGAACACACCCCACAACTGCTGAGAGATCTCTTCGACACTGCGCTGCAGTACATCAGACGCCCGCGTGCAAGGTGA
- the wee2 gene encoding wee1-like protein kinase 2 — MKREVRAWCGRRQVLFDTCVVNEGISMANLFDEISQRLDFSNFGKEGSDGGNSSSSSSDNNSDDCTSKMQSPSSPACRTPRVQGHRGRYSTLSSPLRCTSPIPYASWKKLRLCDSPSTPKSLLSKSSQPYSTTKIKLQPRAVRYTSAVASLIQAPSVNVNPFTPNSEHRISEQQQQWKRRSDTDADYGHRLKHSLTSSEEDDEAFLPPKRQAVQALMLSRYESEFLELERIGVGEFGTVYKCVKRLDGCLYAIKRSRRPLAGSANEQLALKEVYAHAVLGHHPHVVRYYSAWAEEDHMIIQNEYCNGGSLSDVIRTKEMQGEMFSRAELKDLLLQVSMGLKYIHGLGLVHLDIKPSNIFICQRTVSSIAGEGETEEEEDEGSHPAGVVYKIGDLGHVTSTNNPQVEEGDSRFLAKEILHENYTHLPMADIFALGLTVLLAAGAPPMPQNGDEWHRLREGNLPMLPRELSPPFRGLLQLLLDPDPTKRPSARELCKHSVLRQERTGRLAAQLRRELNVEKFRTAMLEKELKEARQAVLSPKSPLSDLKRPVKPGSLPRSGKRVVGRKTARSMSFGCPGYGV; from the exons ATGAAGCGTGAAGTTCGAGCGTGGTGTGGAAGAAGGCAG GTCTTGTTTGACACCTGTGTTGTAAATGAAGGCATCAGCATGGCAAATTTGTTTGATGAGATCTCCCAGCGGCTGGACTTCTCCAATTTTGGAAAGGAAGGCAGCGACGGTGGCAAcagcagcagtagcagcagcGACAACAACTCTGATGACTGCACATCCAAGATGCAAAGCCCCAGCAGCCCTGCATGCAGGACCCCTAGGGTGCAGGGCCACCGCGGTCGATACAGCACCTTATCCTCACCTTTGCGCTGCACCAGCCCCATTCCTTACGCTTCCTGGAAGAAACTGAGGCTTTGTGATTCCCCCAGCACGCCAAAG AGTTTGTTGTCCAAGTCGTCGCAGCCTTATTCCACCACTAAAATAAAACTACAGCCAAGGGCCGTGCGTTACACCTCGGCTGTTGCAAGCCTCATTCAGGCTCCTTCGGTCAATGTGAACCCATTCACCCCCAATTCGGAGCACAGGAtcagtgagcagcagcagcagtggaAAAGGAGGAGTGATACTGATGCGGATTATGGGCACAG GTTGAAACACAGCCTGACATCATCAGAGGAGGATGACGAAGCCTTTCTTCCACCaaag agACAAGCTGTTCAAGCTCTCATGTTGTCGCGGTATGAGAGTGAGTTCCTGGAGCTGGAGCGTATTGGCGTGGGCGAGTTTGGAACAGTTTACAAGTGTGTGAAGAGGCTGGATGGTTGCCTGTACGCCATCAAACGATCCCGACGACCACTCGCAGGCTCTGCAAACGA GCAGCTGGCTCTGAAGGAAGTGTATGCACACGCAGTTCTTGGCCACCATCCCCATGTGGTTCGCTATTATTCTGCCTGGGCCGAGGAAGACCACATGATTATTCAGAATGAGTACTGTAATG GTGGAAGTCTCAGTGACGTCATCAGGACAAAGGAGATGCAGGGTGAGATGTTTTCTAGGGCGGAGTTGAAAGATTTGCTCTTGCAAGTGTCCATGGGCCTGAAGTACATCCACGGTTTAGGGCTCGTGCATCTGGACATCAAACCAA GTAATATATTTATCTGCCAGCGTACTGTCTCAAGCATAGCAGGTGAGGGGGAGaccgaggaagaggaggatgaaggaAGCCACCCAGCCGGAGTTGTGTACAAAATTG GTGATCTGGGTCATGTCACATCAACCAATAATCCTCAAGTTGAAGAAGGGGACAGCCGCTTTTTGGCCAAGGAGATTCTACATGAG AACTACACCCATCTTCCCATGGCAGACATCTTTGCTTTGGGCCTTACCGTGCTACTGGCAGCGGGGGCTCCACCAATGCCCCAAAATGGAGATGAGTGGCATCGCCTCAGAGAGGGCAACCTTCCCATGCTTCCAAGGGAGCTCTCGCCTCCTTTCAGGGGGCTTCTTCAG TTGTTGTTGGATCCGGACCCCACCAAACGACCCTCAGCCAGGGAGCTTTGCAAGCACAGCGTCCTGAGGCAGGAGAGGACTGGAAGACTGGCGGCTCAGCTGCGCCGAGAACTAAATGTGGAGAAGTTCAGGACAGCCATGCTTGAAAA GGAGCTCAAAGAAGCACGCCAGGCTGTTCTGTCCCCCAAGAGCCCACTTTCTGACTTGAAACGTCCCGTAAAGCCGGGGTCACTGCCAAGATCTGGGAAGAGGGTTGTGGGTAGAAAGACTGCACGGTCCATGAGCTTTGGTTGTCCAGGGTATGGAGTGTGA
- the dennd11 gene encoding DENN domain-containing protein 11 — protein MVEQSDRAPLLDWEEIPPSSDPNRAAPSPPAAPKENKDATAGKKTSTPVCLAVTEIGRRNDNFNVTCRPTAAVDGRERSPKGREKLPVHMRGQPVPPSPDLTVRDQWEEKDHIVAVFVVTFNTRSGNMVEWCLPHDINLDGVEFKAMASGSHRITNDFIYFRKGCYFGLACFANMPVDNELERGARMKSVGILSPSYTLLYRYMHFLENQVRLQLKSPGHYSPLEAFYEDKKAILPLTRNGLVTACPTWSVTTINRCMHPEMKITHPAGCMSQFVQFFGEHIMVLWKFALLRKRLLIFSPPPVGVVCYRVYCCCSLANVSLPGIGASVPELRPFFYINVADIPALETEMSYVACTTEKIFEDKKELHDLYIDNQNVKTHRSHLLPLLRLNAADKERYRKLSEQRQMLLYSQEVDGDCTSNEEDLFIVFFMELNNRIFQILSEVAGSADPTLTAEHVRAMGLDPQGDRCFLVELLEVYGVDATLVIDNLCCH, from the exons ATGGTGGAGCAGTCGGACCGAGCCCCGCTACTGGATTGGGAGGAGATCCCACCGTCATCCGACCCGAACCGGGCGGCTCCATCGCCACCTGCGGCGCCGAAGGAAAATAAAGACGCAACGGCGGGGAAAAAAACTTCGACACCAGTATGCCTCGCGGTTACAGAAATTGGCAGGAGGAATGACAATTTCAACGTCACCTGCCGCCCGACAGCTGCTGTTGACGGCCGGGAGAGAAGCCCGAAGGGCCGGGAAAAGCTTCCCGTCCACATGCGGGGTCAGCCGGTTCCCCCCTCTCCGGATCTGACGGTGAGAGATCAGTGGGAAGAGAAAGATCACATCGTGGCTGTGTTTGTAGTCACCTTTAATACAAGATCAG GAAACATGGTGGAGTGGTGCCTACCTCATGACATCAACCTGGATGGAGTTGAATTCAAGGCAATGGCTAGCGGTTCCCATAGGATTACAAATGACTTTAT ATATTTCCGCAAAGGCTGTTACTTTGGGCTGGCCTGCTTCGCTAACATGCCTGTAGACAACGAGCTGGAGCGAGGAGCCAGGATGAAGTCTGTGGGAATTTTGTCTCCTTCCTACACGCTTTTGTACCGTTACATGCACTTCCTGGAGAACCAAGTCAG ACTACAGCTAAAGAGTCCAGGCCAttattccccactggaggccttCTATGAGGACAAGAAGGCCATCCTTCCACTAACAAGGAATGGCTTGGTCACTGCTTGCCCTACCTGGAGTGTGACCACCATCAACCGCTGTATGCATCCAGAAATGAAG ATCACTCACCCAGCCGGCTGCATGTCCCAGTTTGTCCAGTTTTTTGGGGAGCACATAATGGTGCTGTGGAAGTTTGCACTGCTTCGGAAGCGCCTCCTCATCTTCTCCCCGCCACCCGTAGGCGTAGTCTGCTATAGAG TTTACTGCTGTTGCAGCCTGGCCAATGTCTCTTTACCTGGAATCGGAGCGTCTGTGCCTGAATTACGACCTTTCTTCTACATCAACGTAGCCGACATTCCTGCACTAGAAACAGAGATGTCATATGTGGCCT GCACCACAGAGAAGATTTTTGAAGACAAGAAAGAGCTGCACGATTTGTACATTGATAACCAAAATGTGAAAACACACAGGAGCCATTTGCTGCCCCTGCTGCGACTGAATGCTGCAGATAAGGAGAGGTATAGGAAACTGAGCGAACAGAG GCAAATGTTGCTGTACTCTCAGGAGGTGGATGGAGACTGTACGTCGAATGAGGAGGATCTTTTtattgt GTTCTTCATGGAACTTAATAACCGCATCTTCCAGATCCTTTCGGAGGTTGCAGGCAGCGCCGATCCCACCCTGACGGCAGAGCACGTGAGGGCCATGGGGCTGGATCCCCAGGGCGATCGCTGCTTCCTGGTGGAGCTGCTGGAGGTGTACGGTGTTGACGCCACTTTGGTTATAGACAACCTATGCTGCCACTAG
- the bida gene encoding BH3 interacting domain death agonist isoform X2 — MDDLTKLGSEQNATLVLLSFLQADCSNAQYNTAVNSLGKELKKTWRSSCEEEFGVIECDSYLPTTIGSFDDIEPPVEHYWPGGEGEVRALQEVAAKLREIATQLEQSVVDQAARNLRRNVMSSPSEWLDLLKNEVQRAMVQGVGLQHLAQERVMVALSLTLVKQVCEHTPQLLRDLFDTALQYIRRPRAR, encoded by the exons ATGGATGATCTGACCAAGTTGGGCAGCGAGCAAAACGCCACTTTGGTGTTGTTGAGCTTTCTCCAGGCGGATTGCAGTAACGCGCAGTACAACACGGCTGTTAATTCTTTGGGCAAAGAGCTCAAAAAAACTTGGAGGAGCAGTTGCGAAGAAGAATTTGGAGTTATCGAATGCGACAGCTATCTGCCCACGACCATCGGTTCTTTTGACGACATAGAGCCGCCAGTGGAGCATTACTGGCCTG GTGGGGAAGGGGAAGTAAGAGCCCTGCAGGAGGTCGCAGCCAAGCTGAGAGAAATTGCCACCCAACTTGAGCAGAGTGTTGTGGACCAGGCTGCCCGAAACCTGCGCAGAAATGTCATGTCCTCACCGAGTGAA TGGCTGGACCTCCTGAAAAACGAGGTGCAGAGGGCCATGGTGCAAGGGGTGGGCCTGCAGCATCTGGCCCAGGAGAGGGTCATGGTGGCCCTCAGCCTCACCCTGGTGAAGCAGGTGTGTGAACACACCCCACAACTGCTGAGAGATCTCTTCGACACTGCGCTGCAGTACATCAGACGCCCGCGTGCAAGGTGA